The Sulfuricurvum sp. sequence ATCCCGACACTGGTGGTATAGTTAATCCAATCAAAGGTCAAATCATTATTCATCAGTGCATTCGTCTCATAAATTTGAGGTACTTGTTCGATAATAGAGTTAGCTACAATCATATTTTGTCGGTCATGGTATTGGGTGAGTGTGATGAGAGTCGGATCAAAATTGATTTGTGTAGAGAGAATATTTTGTTCTCGTGCTCCGCTAAAGGTTAATTGGGCAGCCAACATAGATGTTTTCACGACAGGGAGGTGGGTAAGGACGCTCCGTTTCGAAAAAGCGGCGGGTTTTCCTAAATATTTAACAATATTAGACCCTGCCGTATCAACAGAATAGAGGGTAGATGTTTTAGAACCTTTTGGAGCGTTCATAGCGATAGTTTGTGTACGATTACTCAAATTTCGGCCTACCGGAGAGTCATCATAAAAAATAGCGAGAGAATTTGCCATATAGGGGAGTAATGCTTCGATCTGAGTTTCATAATCGATAGCCCCAAAAATGATATTATCGGGGGCTGAACCAACATCACGTTTATGAACTGTGGGGATAAAGATGAGTTTTTGAGACCCTATCTTGAGGAGGTTATTGACACCTCCGAGGGTTAATGGGGCTAAAATTGCATCAACTGAATCATGTTGAATTTTTGTTATTGTTTTGGCAATAGTGGCTTCTGATTCATCTGCTAACTCATATTTGATAAGTTCAAACGGATAGTTACGTGCCATGGAGGTTGCCAGCGCTACATTATAGGTAGAATTCGCATAGCGACCTATCACGGATGGAGCTACCATGACGGCTATTTTAATTTTATGATTCTCATTTATCTCAACGGATTGGGCAAATAGTACAAAAACACACGTACATAGATAGAATAATATTTTCATTTCAATGCCTCTTTAATACTTAATAAGGTACGCATCGCTTCTGGTTTGAAAGAGGGATTACGAATCAAGAAACTGGGATGAACCATCGGAATAATAATGCTGTTGCCGTAGGGAATCGATTGTCCTATAAGGTGATCATATCCACTTTCATCATGACTCAAAAGACGATACGCCTCTTCCCCTAATGTCACAATGATTTTGGGAGATAAAATTTCGAGTTGTTTGTGCAAATAGGGTGAACAACTATTACATTCACTGAGTGATGGTTGTTGAAAGCCGAAAGGTTTACACTTAACTGCATGGGTCATGTAGACATCATGGATAGTTAATTTTAGCACTTTTTCAATCATATCACGGAGCATCGAACCTGAGCGTCCCGTGTAATAGCTATTCGATTCATCTTCTGCACTGGAGACAAACGCATCTAAAAAAAGAATTTTAGGGGTTTGGGAACCGAATCCGCTCATACTTTGAGAGCGTGATTTACTCAGATCGCATAAATGACATTTTTGAATCGTTGTTACAAGAGTATCGTAGGAATTAGGGAGAGTTGATGTTTGTTCTTGCGGTTTATTGGGGCTAATAGGGTCAATATAGTTAAAACCAAGAGCTTTGAGGCGATAAAGATTTTCTAGAAGGGCTAAGTTTTGATAAGAGTTCATAAAGAGAGTATAAGAAAAAGGGTGTTAAAAAGAGCTAAAGATGGAACAGCTATCATAACAATTTTTGTACATACATCGCAATTTGACGCTCTTCATCCGTGGGGATTACTAACAGTTTGACCATACTCGATGAATCTTGAATCTCCCTGTTTTGTCCACTGTTTTTTCCATTATCAAATTTAATCCCTAAGTGTTCAAGCCCTTCACATACCATTTGACGTATATCGGGTGAGTGCTCACCGATACCACCTGTAAATACTACCGCATCGACTTTTGTGAGGATTGCCATATATGCACCAAGCTGTTTTTTGAGTGAGTGTACAAACATATCGATGGCTAAAATAGCGTTTTTGTCACCTTTTTCTTTTGCATTCAACAAGGTACGCATATCATTACTTCCGCCAATCGCTAAAAGACCGCTTTTTTTGTTCAGCATCGTCTCTATCTCGTCGATGCTCATTGGCGTGGCATGAGAAAGATAACCGATGATAGAGGGGTCGATACTTCCACAACGTGAGCCCATCATGAGCCCCTCTAACGGTGTCATCCCCATAGAGGTATCGATACTTTTCCCATTTTGGATAGCACAAGCACTCGCGCCGTTACCGATATGAAAGGTGATAAGATTGAGTGCATTTAGTGGTTTTTCAAGAGCCTCAGAAGCTTTTTGCGCGACATAATGGTGGGATGTTCCGTGAAAACCGTATCGGCGTACATGGTGGATTGTGTAGAGATTGTGGGGGAGGGGATAGTGGTAGGCGTGTCGTGGCATACTTTGATGAAATGCGGTGTCAAAGATGGCGAAATTTGGGACTTTCGGCGCGATAGCACGTGCGGCAATAATCCCTTCGATATTGGCAGGATTGTGGAGCGGTGCGAGGGGTATCAGTGCCGTAATTTCCT is a genomic window containing:
- a CDS encoding uracil-DNA glycosylase; protein product: MNSYQNLALLENLYRLKALGFNYIDPISPNKPQEQTSTLPNSYDTLVTTIQKCHLCDLSKSRSQSMSGFGSQTPKILFLDAFVSSAEDESNSYYTGRSGSMLRDMIEKVLKLTIHDVYMTHAVKCKPFGFQQPSLSECNSCSPYLHKQLEILSPKIIVTLGEEAYRLLSHDESGYDHLIGQSIPYGNSIIIPMVHPSFLIRNPSFKPEAMRTLLSIKEALK
- a CDS encoding acetate kinase → MSILVINAGSSSIKYSIYVSATLELIDHGLIEEIANHHEGFELMRQQLQLHHIDIEHIDAIGHRVVHGGERFHEPTLINDDVLEEITALIPLAPLHNPANIEGIIAARAIAPKVPNFAIFDTAFHQSMPRHAYHYPLPHNLYTIHHVRRYGFHGTSHHYVAQKASEALEKPLNALNLITFHIGNGASACAIQNGKSIDTSMGMTPLEGLMMGSRCGSIDPSIIGYLSHATPMSIDEIETMLNKKSGLLAIGGSNDMRTLLNAKEKGDKNAILAIDMFVHSLKKQLGAYMAILTKVDAVVFTGGIGEHSPDIRQMVCEGLEHLGIKFDNGKNSGQNREIQDSSSMVKLLVIPTDEERQIAMYVQKLL